The following coding sequences are from one Nymphalis io chromosome 5, ilAglIoxx1.1, whole genome shotgun sequence window:
- the LOC126768774 gene encoding GTP-binding protein Rheb homolog: MPSKQRKIAMMGYRSVGKSSLIIQFVEGQFVDSYDPTIENTFTKFIRLNSTEYEVKLVDTAGQDEYSIFPLQYSMDFHGYVLVYSITSSKSFQIVQIIYDKLLDMVGKIHVPIVLVGNKTDLHLERKISTEEGKRLAEKWNAAFVETSAKRNESVTDMFHAMLSEIERSDGHMPEKNGCVVS, encoded by the exons ATGCCATCAAAACAGAGAAAAATTGCAATGATGGGATATAGATCTGTCG GTAAATCATCTCTGATTATACAGTTTGTGGAAGGACAATTTGTCGATTCGTATGATCCTACTATAGAAAACa CGTTTACAAAGTTCATCCGGCTCAATTCGACAGAATATGAAGTGAAATTAGTTGATACAGCTGGACAAGATGAATACAGCATCTTTCCGCTTCAGTATAGTATGGATTTTCATGGATATGTTTTGGTTTACTCCATAACTTCGAGCAAAAGTTTTCAAatagtacaaataatatatgataagctATTGGATATGGTAGGAAAAATACA TGTACCTATTGTACTCGTTGGCAACAAAACAGATTTACATTTAGAAAGAAAGATAAGTACAGAGGAAGGAAAAAGATTAGCTGAAAAATGGAATGCAGCCTTTGTGGAAACAAGTGCTAAACGTAATGAG TCTGTAACGGACATGTTTCACGCGATGCTGTCCGAGATCGAACGATCAGATGGACACATGCCCGAGAAGAATGGATGTGTTGTTTCTTAA